One segment of Gaiella occulta DNA contains the following:
- a CDS encoding heparinase II/III family protein yields the protein MTGTSRLRWYARRLALMGPGEALEHARRAAAARADAIAWNGARPAWRRRWEPPLTSLLAGAAPPPAPLGFLTRERAALLRERLPDAARGVVAEAQRRLDGNVTVLGYPPFALPSCWDGSTDPVSGDRWPDRHGRLIDFRHRTPGNPKLIWELHRCQELPLLVLASLVEGDERFSHEALRRLLRWLRQHPPGRGIAWANAFEPGLRVLSFAVAFDGLRGSAELDEAAARSILRGLWQHARWIERGLSRHSSANNHLVAELLGLLAVGLLAPELADSERWSARAGAEIAEQARLQVLPDGAGAEQAFAYHLFLLEMLLVATALLDARGMAVPAAVVAALERAGDALALLVDGDEPDPAFGDADDGRALMLDGRGGEGARSIAASIAARLGHSGARRVSGHLDGRVPMLFGEAGMERFAATPPGAPASSGILPDAGIVVFRFGGLRALFDVGPLGYLSIAAHGHADGLSLVLCDGQDELVVDPGTGSYLDAAIRSWFRGTVSHATVAVDGLDQSEQGGAFLWVRHGNAYLRSWDPEHLVAVGAHDGIGRRQGRVAHRRMVARVGSRSLLVVDRLEGRDSHTASQSWPLHPSLDVVARSPRLVEASHGGAARLQIAFAATRPATTNIDREGWWSRRLEAWTPAPRSQQVTSWRGTVHLGALLVAPQSTAEAPSLVLEETDAGVIARMSVEGADRVVTLSLEAEPPIVELAL from the coding sequence ATGACCGGAACGTCCCGGCTGCGCTGGTACGCGCGACGGCTCGCCCTGATGGGCCCGGGGGAGGCGCTCGAGCACGCGCGCCGCGCCGCGGCGGCGCGGGCGGACGCGATCGCCTGGAACGGCGCTCGGCCTGCCTGGAGGCGGCGCTGGGAGCCGCCGCTCACGAGCCTGCTCGCCGGCGCGGCCCCTCCCCCGGCACCGCTCGGCTTCCTCACGCGCGAGCGGGCTGCGCTCCTGCGCGAACGGCTGCCCGACGCTGCCCGGGGCGTGGTGGCCGAAGCGCAGAGGAGGCTCGACGGGAACGTCACCGTGCTCGGATACCCGCCGTTCGCGCTCCCGAGCTGCTGGGACGGGAGCACCGACCCCGTTTCCGGAGACCGCTGGCCCGATCGCCATGGACGGTTGATCGACTTCCGCCACAGGACGCCGGGGAACCCGAAGCTGATCTGGGAGCTGCACCGCTGCCAGGAGTTGCCCTTGCTCGTGCTCGCTTCGCTCGTCGAGGGCGACGAGCGTTTCTCGCACGAGGCGCTTCGGAGGCTGCTCCGCTGGCTGCGGCAGCATCCCCCCGGGAGAGGCATCGCGTGGGCCAACGCATTCGAGCCGGGATTGCGGGTGCTGTCGTTCGCCGTCGCGTTCGACGGTCTCCGGGGGTCCGCGGAGCTCGACGAGGCCGCCGCGCGGTCGATCCTGCGCGGCCTCTGGCAGCACGCGCGCTGGATCGAGCGAGGTTTGTCGCGTCACAGCTCCGCCAACAACCATCTGGTCGCCGAGCTGCTCGGGCTCCTAGCCGTCGGCCTGCTGGCGCCCGAGCTCGCGGACTCGGAGAGATGGAGTGCGCGCGCCGGCGCGGAGATCGCCGAGCAGGCGCGCCTTCAGGTGCTTCCGGACGGCGCCGGTGCGGAGCAGGCGTTCGCGTACCACCTGTTCCTGCTGGAGATGCTGCTCGTCGCGACGGCGCTGCTGGATGCCCGCGGCATGGCCGTTCCCGCCGCCGTCGTCGCTGCCCTCGAGCGAGCGGGAGACGCGCTCGCGCTCCTCGTCGACGGTGACGAGCCCGACCCCGCGTTCGGCGACGCGGACGACGGGCGGGCGCTCATGCTCGACGGGCGCGGCGGCGAGGGCGCCCGGAGCATCGCGGCCTCGATCGCGGCGCGTCTCGGGCACTCCGGGGCGCGTCGGGTTTCCGGGCATCTCGACGGGAGGGTGCCGATGCTCTTCGGCGAGGCAGGGATGGAGCGCTTTGCCGCCACGCCGCCGGGCGCTCCTGCCTCGAGCGGGATCCTGCCCGATGCGGGAATCGTCGTCTTCCGGTTCGGCGGCCTGCGGGCGCTCTTCGACGTGGGGCCGCTCGGGTACCTCAGCATCGCCGCGCACGGGCATGCCGACGGCCTCTCGCTGGTGCTCTGCGACGGGCAGGACGAGCTCGTGGTGGATCCCGGCACGGGCAGTTACCTCGATGCGGCGATCCGCAGCTGGTTCCGCGGAACGGTCTCCCATGCGACGGTTGCCGTCGACGGGCTCGATCAATCCGAGCAGGGCGGCGCGTTCCTGTGGGTGCGGCACGGCAACGCGTACCTCCGCTCGTGGGATCCGGAGCATCTCGTCGCCGTCGGAGCACACGACGGGATCGGTCGCAGGCAGGGCCGTGTCGCGCACCGCCGCATGGTCGCTCGAGTGGGCAGCCGCAGCCTTCTCGTCGTCGACCGGCTCGAGGGGCGCGATTCGCACACGGCCTCGCAGAGCTGGCCGCTGCATCCGTCACTCGACGTCGTGGCGCGGTCTCCGCGGCTCGTGGAGGCATCGCACGGCGGAGCAGCGCGTCTCCAGATCGCGTTCGCCGCCACCCGGCCGGCGACCACGAACATCGACCGGGAAGGATGGTGGTCGAGGCGCCTCGAGGCGTGGACGCCGGCCCCGCGCTCGCAGCAGGTGACGAGCTGGCGCGGGACCGTCCACCTCGGGGCCTTGCTCGTCGCCCCGCAAAGCACCGCCGAGGCCCCGTCCCTCGTGCTGGAAGAGACGGACGCCGGCGTCATCGCGCGAATGTCGGTCGAGGGCGCGGACCGGGTCGTCACGCTGTCGCTCGAGGCAGAGCCGCCGATCGTCGAGCTCGCTCTCTAG
- a CDS encoding O-antigen ligase family protein, whose translation MRRGALLGAAAAANAGVALGFASGNPAAAVFLALLPALLLLLGGLMSGHRAVLVFAALGLTFTGLPLLTEPLPLPGGTAVYATDVILLLAIGAWAADRLVNQQAPGTRPAGPLATTWPLLALALFIGLAVLRGHDRYGQGLFGQPLRIVLYAGIAVALVGVDARTMWRGISAVFYAGAVAQFLYALFYMATGSSQTDSLALSTGGMRILALGSAMYLVGSLVCALLNLERSADRFGRQVFHAVIAGLALFGIVVSFGRTTYAAVALIVPMLLVGRRALRRSLLWLIPLLLPVIVAAVLLAPLLDPTLGPTLTSRVGASPTTDLNVIWRERARDTALAGIDQHLLTGFGFGRPTRFLLFGRVEDVTGDPHNSYVYLLAGGGILALGSLLAVMLAYLIDVARRLRTAIGVEQTLLIWSLCTWFAFMVNAFYGPVLSDALFLMTIWILMVMPMCVPVRAGRPS comes from the coding sequence TTGCGCCGTGGGGCGCTCCTCGGCGCGGCGGCGGCCGCGAACGCCGGCGTCGCACTGGGATTCGCAAGCGGCAACCCGGCCGCGGCTGTCTTCCTGGCGCTCCTCCCGGCGCTCCTGCTGCTCCTCGGCGGGCTGATGTCCGGCCACCGTGCCGTGCTCGTCTTCGCCGCGTTGGGACTCACCTTCACCGGGCTCCCGCTGCTCACCGAACCGCTGCCGCTCCCCGGAGGCACCGCGGTCTACGCGACCGACGTGATCCTGCTCCTCGCGATCGGGGCCTGGGCGGCGGACAGGCTCGTCAACCAGCAGGCGCCGGGCACGCGGCCGGCCGGCCCGCTCGCGACCACGTGGCCGCTCCTGGCGCTAGCCCTGTTCATCGGCCTGGCCGTCCTCCGCGGCCACGATCGCTACGGACAGGGTCTCTTCGGCCAGCCGCTGCGAATCGTCCTCTACGCGGGGATCGCCGTGGCGCTCGTCGGAGTGGACGCGCGAACGATGTGGCGCGGGATCAGCGCCGTCTTCTACGCCGGCGCGGTCGCCCAGTTCCTCTACGCGTTGTTCTACATGGCCACGGGAAGCTCGCAGACGGACTCGCTGGCCCTCTCGACCGGCGGCATGCGCATTCTCGCGCTCGGCAGCGCGATGTACCTGGTCGGCAGCCTCGTGTGCGCCCTGCTCAACCTGGAGCGGAGCGCCGACCGCTTCGGCAGGCAGGTTTTCCATGCCGTCATCGCCGGCCTCGCGCTGTTCGGCATCGTCGTCTCGTTCGGCCGCACGACCTACGCGGCTGTCGCGCTCATCGTCCCGATGCTCCTCGTGGGCAGAAGGGCCCTTCGCCGCTCCCTGCTCTGGCTGATCCCGCTGCTCCTGCCGGTCATCGTGGCGGCCGTGCTGCTCGCTCCCCTTCTCGATCCCACGCTCGGTCCGACCCTGACGTCCCGCGTCGGTGCGTCACCGACCACCGACCTGAACGTGATCTGGCGAGAGAGAGCGCGCGACACCGCTCTCGCCGGCATCGACCAGCATCTCCTGACGGGGTTCGGGTTCGGCCGCCCGACGCGCTTCCTCCTTTTCGGGCGAGTCGAGGACGTCACCGGCGATCCGCACAACAGCTACGTGTACCTCCTCGCAGGCGGGGGGATACTCGCCCTCGGGTCGCTCCTCGCCGTGATGCTGGCCTACCTGATCGACGTGGCTCGCCGACTGCGCACGGCGATCGGCGTCGAACAGACGCTGCTGATCTGGTCGCTCTGCACCTGGTTCGCATTCATGGTGAACGCTTTCTACGGACCCGTTCTCTCCGATGCGTTGTTCCTGATGACGATCTGGATCCTGATGGTCATGCCCATGTGCGTGCCCGTGCGCGCAGGCAGGCCGAGCTAG
- a CDS encoding CpsD/CapB family tyrosine-protein kinase, giving the protein MAARVDRGGDSAIRGLVDVRSPSAEPFRMLRLAVDLRPRGDVRRPVVFTSADPAEGKSIIAANYAFVAAQTDRRVLLVDADMRKPTLHKLFGVRGTPGLTEVIAAGIDYKTVIKPIQREPGVLHLLAAGTTLPNVGDVASSEAMETLFASVTALYDLVVVDTPPLLAASDAATLASHVGADVVFVVAHGTKKRRVTRAIGKLDLVGVNVLGFVANREGDLSEYGYS; this is encoded by the coding sequence GTGGCCGCTAGGGTCGACCGCGGCGGCGACTCGGCTATCCGCGGTCTCGTCGACGTGCGCAGCCCGTCGGCCGAGCCGTTCCGGATGCTGCGGCTCGCGGTCGATCTACGCCCGAGGGGGGACGTCCGCCGGCCGGTCGTGTTCACGAGCGCCGACCCGGCGGAGGGCAAGTCGATCATCGCCGCCAACTACGCCTTCGTCGCCGCTCAGACCGACCGCAGGGTGCTGCTGGTCGACGCGGACATGCGCAAGCCCACCCTCCACAAGCTGTTCGGTGTCCGGGGCACGCCCGGGCTGACCGAGGTGATCGCGGCGGGCATCGACTACAAGACGGTGATCAAGCCGATTCAGAGGGAGCCCGGAGTGCTGCACCTGCTGGCGGCGGGAACGACCCTACCGAACGTGGGAGATGTCGCCTCGTCCGAGGCGATGGAAACGCTGTTCGCATCGGTGACGGCGCTCTACGACCTCGTCGTCGTCGACACGCCGCCTCTGCTCGCGGCGTCCGACGCGGCAACGCTCGCGTCGCACGTCGGCGCGGACGTCGTGTTCGTCGTCGCGCACGGCACCAAGAAGCGCCGCGTCACACGGGCCATCGGCAAGCTCGACCTCGTCGGCGTGAACGTCCTCGGGTTCGTCGCCAATCGCGAGGGCGATCTGTCGGAGTACGGCTACTCCTAG
- a CDS encoding YveK family protein: MATIDVYRALWRHRLLIIGLTVLTGVVAYVVTSQQTKIYEATALVRIQQKITTANDAFGSLELGTRLAQTYARIVETKAIDRRVAASLQGVVPASEINLSAKPVPEVELLQVSARSQSPTNAALVANQATAALKSFVNDTGTLRDQIIVIDRASVPDSPVSPRVKLVVALAVLLGLILNAALALVADLFADRMPDATDIETVFGRPLLAMIPSLSLAKPSTVAVATISGRRGLAQPPLVERERSRGRGR; this comes from the coding sequence ATGGCGACCATCGACGTCTACCGTGCGCTGTGGCGCCATCGGCTCCTCATCATCGGTCTCACCGTCCTCACCGGGGTCGTCGCGTACGTCGTCACGTCGCAGCAGACGAAGATCTACGAGGCCACCGCGCTGGTGCGCATCCAGCAGAAGATCACGACCGCCAACGACGCCTTCGGCTCGCTCGAGCTCGGCACGCGGCTCGCTCAGACGTACGCCAGGATCGTCGAGACGAAGGCCATCGACCGGCGGGTGGCGGCGTCCCTGCAAGGCGTCGTACCGGCGTCGGAGATCAACCTCTCGGCGAAGCCCGTCCCCGAGGTGGAGCTGCTGCAGGTGTCGGCGCGCAGCCAGTCGCCGACCAATGCCGCCCTCGTCGCGAACCAGGCCACCGCCGCGCTGAAGTCCTTCGTCAACGACACCGGGACGCTGCGCGACCAGATCATCGTGATCGACAGGGCCTCCGTTCCCGATTCGCCCGTGTCTCCACGCGTCAAGCTGGTCGTGGCGCTCGCCGTGCTGCTCGGCCTCATCCTGAATGCCGCCCTCGCGCTCGTCGCCGACCTCTTCGCCGACCGGATGCCGGACGCGACCGACATCGAAACCGTGTTCGGACGCCCGCTGCTCGCGATGATCCCGTCGCTGTCGCTGGCGAAGCCGTCGACCGTCGCGGTAGCGACCATCTCCGGGCGGCGCGGCCTGGCGCAGCCACCCCTGGTCGAGAGAGAGAGAAGTCGCGGGCGTGGCCGCTAG
- a CDS encoding glycosyltransferase family 4 protein has protein sequence MRLLVASDQWSPDAIGGSARVAADTARALAARGHAVSAIVPAQPDRPARALEDGVEVLRVLRRGRLPQTIGDRLQTRRAARSLPSSSFDILVGHQSSTAAGLAAGMPELPLALVFHASAVLERRYLRSRASGRERVLLGALEPALVAFERRAVTRAAAILVLSEYSRELVLSRHPDAADRIRQVRGGVGSAFLAPPRETAAAVRARHGIPPEAVFLLTTRRLEPRMGLEELIAALASVADERFVLAVTGDGAGRAALEDLVRSLSLNERVRFLGRVDEDELRSLYAAADLFVLPTVAYEGFGMSTIEALASGTPVLGTAVGATPEILAPLDAALIVPRADSAAIAEGLRRIVPRLTPELRSRCASWARAEYAWQEAIEPWEAALERAIDAKRVAGNL, from the coding sequence ATGCGCCTGCTCGTCGCGAGTGACCAGTGGTCGCCCGACGCGATCGGCGGCTCGGCGCGCGTGGCGGCCGACACGGCTCGCGCTCTCGCGGCGCGAGGCCACGCGGTCAGCGCGATCGTGCCCGCTCAGCCCGACCGTCCGGCCCGGGCGCTCGAGGATGGAGTCGAGGTGCTCCGAGTGCTGCGCCGCGGCCGCCTGCCGCAGACGATCGGCGACCGGCTGCAGACGCGACGCGCGGCCCGTTCGCTGCCGTCATCGTCGTTCGACATCCTCGTCGGTCACCAGTCGTCGACCGCCGCCGGACTCGCGGCGGGAATGCCGGAGCTGCCGCTCGCCCTCGTCTTCCACGCGTCGGCCGTCCTCGAACGCAGATACCTGCGCTCGCGCGCAAGCGGACGGGAGCGGGTCTTGCTCGGCGCGCTCGAGCCTGCGCTCGTCGCGTTCGAGCGCCGCGCGGTCACGCGGGCAGCGGCGATCCTCGTCCTGAGCGAGTACAGCCGGGAGCTCGTGCTCTCCCGTCACCCCGATGCGGCCGACCGCATCCGGCAAGTCCGTGGGGGCGTCGGCTCGGCCTTCCTCGCTCCGCCGCGCGAGACCGCCGCGGCGGTGCGGGCGCGCCACGGCATTCCGCCCGAAGCCGTGTTCCTGCTCACGACGCGCCGACTCGAGCCCCGCATGGGCCTCGAGGAGCTCATCGCCGCCCTGGCGTCCGTCGCCGACGAGCGGTTCGTCCTCGCCGTCACCGGCGACGGCGCCGGACGCGCTGCGCTGGAGGATCTCGTCCGCTCGCTCTCCCTGAACGAGCGCGTACGATTCCTGGGACGCGTGGACGAGGACGAGCTGCGCTCGCTCTACGCCGCCGCCGACCTGTTCGTCCTGCCGACCGTCGCATACGAGGGATTCGGCATGTCGACGATCGAGGCGCTAGCGAGCGGGACGCCCGTGCTCGGCACCGCCGTCGGGGCCACCCCGGAGATCCTCGCCCCGCTCGACGCAGCGCTGATCGTCCCGCGCGCGGACTCCGCTGCCATCGCGGAAGGGCTGCGACGGATCGTTCCCCGGCTGACTCCCGAGCTCCGGAGCCGCTGCGCGAGCTGGGCGCGCGCCGAGTACGCGTGGCAGGAGGCCATCGAGCCCTGGGAAGCCGCCCTGGAGCGGGCGATTGACGCGAAACGGGTTGCGGGTAACCTCTGA
- a CDS encoding glycosyltransferase, producing the protein MTETPFSIICLSPQEWSASLPTNRQQIMRRAAERGHPVLFVETGQFVGTHLWRLILRPRRRSLLRRLFTGEAAAPGVTVRKALNVLPWGQRYRASDAVNGRISRWVVARAARGLPRPRVIWLYDPRATWAVGHADDAFGVYDCVDDYPEQATGERNRALVAAADRRAALLSRLVFTTTTPLFDRHARTNPRTHLVRNVGDFAHFAPASDRDRAPRELRDLPRPVLGFAGNFLPGKVDFELLDEIVRSLETGSLLLAGPAADGTVRRRLNEAVRHPNVTWLGSVRYEQLPSIVAAFDVGLIPYLRNEYTRSCFPLKLFEYLAAGKPVVASGLPELEGMEPDVVVASGAASFMAAVGTAAGDGDAAAVARRQAIAAANTWESRTSRLISLISQEL; encoded by the coding sequence GTGACTGAGACCCCGTTTTCGATCATCTGCCTGTCGCCCCAGGAATGGTCGGCGAGCCTTCCGACGAACCGGCAGCAGATCATGCGCCGAGCGGCCGAGCGCGGCCATCCCGTCCTCTTCGTCGAGACCGGGCAGTTCGTCGGAACGCACCTGTGGCGGCTGATCCTGCGGCCCCGCCGCAGGTCGCTGCTGCGCCGCCTCTTCACCGGTGAAGCGGCCGCACCCGGCGTCACCGTGCGCAAGGCGCTGAACGTGCTCCCGTGGGGCCAGCGATACCGAGCGAGCGACGCGGTGAACGGCCGCATCAGCAGGTGGGTGGTGGCACGCGCCGCGCGCGGCCTGCCGCGACCACGCGTGATCTGGCTCTACGATCCGCGCGCGACCTGGGCCGTCGGCCACGCGGACGATGCCTTCGGCGTCTACGACTGCGTCGACGACTATCCCGAGCAGGCCACCGGCGAGCGGAATCGCGCCCTGGTGGCGGCGGCAGACCGCCGTGCAGCGCTTCTCTCCCGGCTCGTGTTCACGACGACCACGCCCCTCTTCGACCGGCATGCGCGCACGAACCCGCGTACGCACCTGGTACGCAATGTCGGCGACTTCGCGCATTTCGCGCCGGCGAGCGATCGCGACCGGGCGCCGCGAGAGCTCCGCGATCTCCCGCGCCCCGTGCTCGGCTTCGCCGGCAACTTTCTTCCCGGCAAGGTCGATTTCGAGCTGCTCGACGAGATCGTGCGCTCTCTCGAGACGGGCAGCCTCCTGCTCGCAGGGCCCGCGGCCGACGGCACGGTCAGGCGCCGGCTGAACGAGGCCGTGCGTCACCCCAACGTCACCTGGCTCGGGTCCGTGCGGTACGAGCAGCTGCCCTCGATCGTCGCCGCGTTCGACGTCGGATTGATCCCCTACCTGCGCAACGAGTACACGCGCAGCTGCTTTCCGCTGAAGCTGTTCGAGTACCTGGCGGCGGGCAAGCCCGTCGTCGCGAGCGGGCTTCCCGAGCTCGAGGGCATGGAGCCCGACGTCGTCGTCGCTTCCGGAGCGGCTTCGTTCATGGCCGCCGTCGGCACGGCCGCCGGGGACGGAGACGCGGCGGCCGTCGCCCGGCGGCAGGCGATCGCGGCGGCGAACACCTGGGAGAGCCGCACGTCGCGCCTGATCTCGCTCATCTCGCAGGAGCTCTAG
- a CDS encoding tyrosine-protein phosphatase encodes MIDLHSHILPGLDDGARNLEEAIEIARSMADDGVGVVSATPHVRDDYPTSPDAMEAALGLVRSAVAEAGIALDVRGGGEIALDRLGSLADDSLARFGLGGNPRLLLLEYPYHGRPLGLEHECARLRQRGIVTVIAHPERNLSVQERPGDLEEVVRAGAVVQLTAASVDGRLGRASAGCARRLLELELAHLIASDAHAAGVREAGMSQAAAAVGGGELARWLTSDVPAALLEGDELPARPAGLRRRGGLLGRLRR; translated from the coding sequence GTGATCGACCTCCACAGCCACATCCTGCCGGGCCTCGACGACGGGGCCCGGAATCTGGAGGAAGCGATCGAGATCGCCCGCTCGATGGCGGACGACGGCGTCGGCGTCGTCTCGGCGACGCCTCATGTCCGCGACGACTATCCGACCTCGCCCGACGCGATGGAAGCGGCGCTCGGGCTCGTCCGCAGCGCGGTCGCCGAAGCCGGCATCGCCCTCGACGTCCGCGGCGGCGGCGAGATCGCGCTCGACCGGCTCGGCTCTCTCGCCGACGACTCGCTCGCCCGCTTCGGTCTCGGCGGCAACCCACGCCTGCTGTTGCTCGAATACCCGTATCACGGCCGGCCGCTCGGTCTCGAGCACGAATGCGCGCGCCTGCGGCAACGCGGGATCGTCACCGTGATCGCCCACCCGGAGCGGAACCTCAGCGTGCAGGAGCGCCCAGGCGACCTCGAAGAGGTCGTTCGCGCCGGCGCCGTCGTGCAGCTCACGGCCGCATCTGTCGACGGGCGCCTCGGTCGCGCATCCGCTGGATGCGCCAGACGCCTGCTCGAGCTCGAGCTCGCGCACCTGATCGCAAGCGACGCGCACGCTGCGGGCGTGCGCGAGGCCGGCATGTCCCAGGCCGCCGCGGCCGTCGGAGGGGGCGAGCTGGCCCGCTGGCTCACCTCGGACGTTCCCGCCGCGCTCCTCGAGGGCGACGAGCTGCCGGCCCGGCCGGCCGGCCTGCGCCGGCGAGGCGGCCTGCTCGGACGCCTCAGGCGCTAG
- a CDS encoding heparin lyase I family protein, producing MRNVDRRNVRVRLSRVAVAALALAAAVPVTVAVFDLAAGRALAAASGSSIDLRLDFETGNGSQFSGFECPHPETQLEIYDASKTAYPAPRQGRYAARISESAADVWSGNNIVRCLGARYDSGESAGKDYYYGFSLYVPAAGLSDNLLWELHHPASLYNLPGCSVAPLALHARNGGLNFRIATGNCTVGSGYAYWDPNITLPGLASVPRSTWLDFVVHISFSETNGTVELWYRAGNDPFPPAPQLSRTSIPTLPYTSNVRNVTLYTEMGLYAGRSGYTGSDTVYLDGYRRATNKADVLAEFPTGDTPAPAPAPAPAPAPAPAPAPAPAPAPAPALVSEPLISGTPLQGQVLASSTGTWANNPTAYAHQWQWSRDDGATWLNVNGATRPTFDVSPTFVGASVRAAVTAANATGSTTAFTTSVTPTAAAPAAAAPVDVSAPAAPPVVAAPRNIVPPTIMGVTKKGRTLASSGGAWSNAPTDYAYRWQWSRDDGATWLNVNGATRPTFDVTATFVGAKLRVAVTTSNGAGSATATSTPVRVAGTPARVKASASRISPTANRARVTRSILVVPRHPHRQRGR from the coding sequence ATGAGGAACGTCGATCGCCGGAACGTCCGGGTTCGCCTGTCGCGTGTTGCGGTCGCGGCGCTCGCGCTCGCCGCCGCCGTCCCTGTCACCGTCGCCGTCTTCGACCTCGCCGCCGGTCGGGCCCTGGCGGCGGCGTCGGGGTCGAGCATCGACCTGCGCCTCGATTTCGAGACGGGGAACGGGTCGCAGTTCTCGGGGTTCGAGTGTCCGCATCCGGAGACTCAGCTCGAGATCTACGACGCGTCCAAGACGGCGTATCCGGCGCCGCGGCAGGGCAGGTACGCGGCGCGCATCTCGGAGTCCGCGGCCGACGTGTGGTCGGGCAACAACATCGTGCGCTGCCTGGGCGCCCGCTATGACAGCGGCGAGTCGGCGGGCAAGGACTACTACTACGGCTTCTCGCTGTACGTTCCGGCAGCCGGCCTCAGCGACAACCTGCTCTGGGAGCTCCACCACCCCGCCTCCCTCTACAACCTGCCGGGCTGCAGCGTCGCACCCCTGGCGTTGCATGCTCGCAACGGCGGCCTCAACTTCCGGATCGCGACGGGGAACTGCACCGTCGGCTCCGGCTACGCCTACTGGGACCCGAACATCACGCTGCCGGGCCTCGCGAGCGTGCCGCGCTCGACCTGGCTCGACTTCGTCGTCCACATCTCGTTCTCGGAGACGAACGGCACGGTCGAGCTGTGGTATCGCGCCGGCAACGATCCGTTCCCGCCGGCGCCGCAACTGAGCCGCACCAGCATCCCGACGCTGCCCTACACGAGCAACGTCCGCAACGTCACCCTCTACACCGAGATGGGGCTCTACGCCGGCCGCAGCGGCTACACCGGCAGCGACACCGTCTATCTCGACGGCTACCGGCGCGCCACCAACAAGGCCGACGTCCTCGCCGAGTTCCCGACCGGCGACACACCGGCGCCCGCACCGGCACCCGCACCGGCACCCGCACCGGCACCCGCTCCCGCTCCCGCTCCCGCTCCCGCTCCGGCACCCGCGCTGGTCTCCGAGCCTCTGATCAGCGGCACGCCCCTCCAGGGCCAGGTCCTGGCCTCGTCGACGGGCACGTGGGCGAACAACCCCACCGCCTACGCCCACCAGTGGCAGTGGAGCCGCGACGACGGCGCCACCTGGCTCAACGTGAACGGCGCCACCCGCCCCACCTTCGACGTCAGCCCCACCTTCGTCGGCGCCAGCGTCCGAGCCGCCGTCACCGCCGCCAACGCGACCGGCTCCACGACCGCCTTCACCACATCCGTGACACCCACCGCCGCCGCACCGGCTGCCGCTGCTCCGGTCGACGTGTCGGCGCCCGCTGCTCCCCCGGTCGTCGCGGCGCCGAGGAACATCGTGCCTCCGACGATCATGGGGGTAACGAAGAAGGGCCGGACGCTTGCCTCCTCGGGCGGCGCGTGGTCGAACGCCCCGACCGACTACGCCTACCGGTGGCAGTGGAGCCGCGACGACGGCGCCACATGGCTGAACGTGAACGGCGCCACCCGTCCGACCTTCGATGTCACCGCCACGTTCGTCGGCGCAAAGCTACGGGTCGCCGTCACCACCTCCAACGGCGCCGGCTCGGCTACCGCCACGAGCACACCCGTCCGGGTCGCGGGCACCCCGGCCAGGGTCAAGGCGAGCGCCTCCCGGATATCGCCCACCGCGAACCGGGCCCGCGTCACACGATCGATCCTCGTGGTGCCCCGTCACCCCCACCGACAGCGAGGCCGGTAG